A region from the Deltaproteobacteria bacterium GWA2_45_12 genome encodes:
- a CDS encoding 30S ribosomal protein S5 yields MSEQLQKVIDSPEGEQNLVTDRVVHISRVAKVVKGGRRFSFSALVVSGDGKGKVGYGLGKAAEVPEAIKKASQRARKQMIVVALEGKSIPHDVLGRFGAAKVLLRSAKPGTGVIAGGVVRAIVETAGIHDILSKCLGTRNPHNVLKATFEGLQSLRSLRKRTEVVAGETL; encoded by the coding sequence ATGTCAGAACAATTACAGAAAGTTATTGATAGCCCCGAAGGTGAACAAAATCTTGTCACCGACAGAGTTGTACACATAAGCCGCGTGGCCAAAGTGGTGAAGGGCGGACGTCGTTTCAGTTTTTCAGCATTGGTTGTTTCAGGCGATGGCAAGGGAAAGGTCGGTTATGGTTTAGGTAAGGCGGCAGAAGTTCCTGAAGCCATTAAAAAAGCTTCCCAAAGGGCTCGCAAACAAATGATTGTGGTGGCTTTGGAAGGTAAAAGTATTCCTCACGATGTTTTAGGACGTTTTGGGGCTGCCAAGGTTTTGCTTCGTTCAGCCAAGCCCGGTACCGGTGTTATTGCCGGAGGCGTGGTACGTGCCATTGTTGAAACAGCGGGGATACACGATATTTTATCCAAGTGTTTGGGAACGCGAAATCCGCACAATGTTCTGAAGGCCACTTTCGAAGGCTTACAAAGTTTGAGATCGTTGCGTAAAAGGACGGAAGTTGTTGCAGGAGAAACCCTATGA
- a CDS encoding 50S ribosomal protein L29, protein MTPKDLREKTDTELKKLKAEWKTELFHLKVKKVTGQLEKTHRIREVKKDLARLLTIEQQKA, encoded by the coding sequence GTGACGCCTAAAGATTTAAGAGAAAAAACAGATACGGAATTAAAAAAACTTAAAGCCGAATGGAAGACGGAGCTTTTTCATCTCAAGGTGAAAAAAGTAACGGGCCAGTTGGAAAAAACTCACCGCATTCGTGAAGTGAAAAAGGACCTGGCGCGGCTTTTAACCATTGAACAACAAAAGGCCTAG
- a CDS encoding 50S ribosomal protein L14 — translation MIQMTTVLNSADNSGAKKLFCIKVLGGTRRKYATIGDIIVVAVKEALPNAKVKKGDVKKGVIVRTCKEIRRPDGTYIRFDENSIVLIDNNGEPIGTRIFGPVARELRAKKFMKIISLAPEVL, via the coding sequence ATGATTCAAATGACAACGGTACTTAATTCGGCCGATAACTCAGGAGCCAAAAAGCTTTTTTGCATCAAAGTTTTGGGAGGTACCCGAAGAAAATATGCCACCATCGGCGATATTATTGTTGTGGCTGTTAAAGAAGCACTTCCCAATGCCAAGGTGAAAAAAGGGGATGTCAAAAAGGGTGTTATTGTTCGTACATGCAAGGAAATTCGCCGCCCGGATGGGACTTATATCCGTTTTGATGAAAATTCGATTGTTCTTATTGACAACAATGGTGAACCCATCGGTACCCGTATTTTCGGGCCCGTGGCTCGTGAATTAAGGGCCAAAAAATTCATGAAAATTATTTCTTTGGCACCCGAGGTTTTGTAG
- a CDS encoding 50S ribosomal protein L15 — MLLNQLRAPKGAVKGKKRRGRGESSGLGKTSGRGHKGQKARAGGFHKTGFEGGQMPLQRRIPKRGFRPLSRIEYAVVNVGQLAKFTANAQVDGQALLDAGLVHSKQDAKAIKILGEGELKVSLVVKAHRFSESARQKIEKAGGQAVQA, encoded by the coding sequence ATGTTGTTGAATCAATTAAGGGCACCTAAAGGTGCCGTCAAAGGAAAGAAAAGACGTGGCCGCGGAGAATCTTCCGGTTTGGGTAAAACATCTGGGCGTGGACACAAGGGGCAAAAGGCTCGTGCGGGTGGTTTTCATAAAACAGGTTTTGAAGGGGGACAAATGCCACTTCAACGCCGTATTCCCAAAAGAGGGTTCCGTCCTTTGAGTCGCATAGAATATGCTGTTGTGAATGTAGGGCAATTGGCCAAGTTTACCGCCAATGCCCAGGTGGATGGCCAAGCTTTGCTTGATGCGGGGTTGGTTCATTCCAAGCAAGATGCCAAAGCGATTAAAATTTTGGGTGAAGGCGAATTAAAGGTCAGTCTTGTAGTAAAAGCGCATCGTTTTTCTGAGTCGGCTCGCCAAAAGATTGAAAAAGCCGGTGGACAAGCAGTTCAAGCATAA
- a CDS encoding 50S ribosomal protein L6 — protein MSRTGKKPVVLPDKVKAKVAQNNCHVEGPLGKLDLNFESFVTVEATDKHLVIKRKDDSGEARRAHGLYRALIQNMVKGVSEGFKRNLQIEGVGFRADVAGQILNLTLGFSHPINFAIPAGIKIAVDKQTKLSVTGCNRDLVGQVAANIRALRPPEPYKGKGIRYEDEVIVRKQGKAAAGAGGGK, from the coding sequence ATGTCACGTACAGGTAAAAAACCAGTCGTTCTTCCGGACAAGGTCAAGGCAAAAGTGGCCCAAAATAATTGTCATGTTGAAGGCCCCTTGGGGAAGCTGGATTTAAATTTTGAATCTTTTGTTACAGTGGAAGCCACTGACAAGCATCTTGTGATAAAGCGCAAAGATGACAGTGGTGAGGCCAGACGGGCCCATGGTTTGTATCGTGCCCTTATTCAAAACATGGTCAAAGGTGTTTCGGAAGGGTTTAAGAGAAATTTGCAAATTGAAGGAGTGGGATTTCGTGCGGATGTTGCAGGGCAAATCCTGAATCTGACTTTGGGTTTTTCCCATCCCATTAATTTTGCCATTCCTGCAGGAATAAAGATTGCCGTTGATAAGCAGACCAAACTCAGTGTTACGGGATGTAACCGTGATCTTGTAGGGCAGGTCGCTGCCAATATTCGCGCCCTTCGTCCTCCTGAACCATACAAGGGTAAGGGAATTCGTTATGAAGATGAAGTGATTGTGCGTAAACAGGGTAAGGCGGCTGCCGGAGCTGGAGGTGGAAAATAA
- a CDS encoding 50S ribosomal protein L24: MALALKRDDTVMVITGKEKGKTGKILKFVSENNRVLIEKINMVKRHSKPTKANPQGGILSKEASIHLSNIMYYCGKCAKPVRLGAKTLKDGKKVRICRKCNEVLDKT, translated from the coding sequence ATGGCATTAGCATTAAAGCGAGATGACACCGTCATGGTGATCACCGGAAAAGAAAAAGGAAAAACCGGGAAGATACTCAAGTTTGTGAGTGAGAATAACCGTGTTTTGATTGAAAAAATCAATATGGTTAAAAGGCATTCAAAACCCACCAAGGCTAATCCCCAAGGAGGCATTTTGAGTAAGGAAGCCAGCATTCACCTTTCTAATATCATGTATTATTGCGGCAAATGTGCAAAACCCGTTCGTCTTGGAGCTAAAACTCTTAAAGATGGAAAAAAAGTGCGTATTTGTCGCAAATGTAACGAGGTCTTGGATAAGACATAA
- a CDS encoding 50S ribosomal protein L30: MSQNKKMKIKLVHSVAGCNVRQRQTVKGLGLTKINQVKEIQDTPALRGMVRKVVHLVSVL, translated from the coding sequence ATGAGCCAAAATAAAAAAATGAAAATCAAGTTGGTTCATAGTGTTGCCGGTTGCAATGTGAGACAAAGACAAACAGTAAAAGGTTTGGGTTTAACCAAAATAAACCAGGTGAAAGAAATTCAGGATACACCTGCATTAAGAGGAATGGTACGTAAGGTCGTGCATCTGGTTTCGGTTTTGTGA
- a CDS encoding 50S ribosomal protein L18 → MSLSKLEMRGKRKRRIRKKISGTPECPRLSIYKSLKYVYAQIVDDISGKTLAFAHSMENKKGGSNKQAASQVGALIAQKAKSLNIQKVAFDRNGYLYHGVVQSLAEAARKEGLKF, encoded by the coding sequence ATGTCACTAAGTAAACTTGAAATGAGGGGTAAAAGAAAGAGACGTATTCGCAAGAAAATTTCAGGGACTCCTGAATGCCCACGCCTTTCCATCTATAAAAGTCTTAAGTATGTTTATGCCCAGATCGTTGATGATATTAGCGGAAAGACTTTGGCTTTCGCCCATTCGATGGAAAATAAAAAGGGTGGAAGCAATAAGCAGGCAGCCAGTCAGGTAGGAGCTCTTATTGCCCAAAAGGCAAAAAGCTTAAACATTCAAAAGGTGGCCTTTGACCGTAATGGCTATTTGTATCATGGGGTTGTTCAAAGTTTGGCTGAAGCGGCCCGCAAAGAAGGATTAAAATTTTAA
- a CDS encoding 30S ribosomal protein S8: MTTDPIADLLTRIRNGLKARHASVKIPSSKVKEEILKIFKQEGFISSYVKEEVAPQAQLTVFLKYDLNKKSTIRKMNRVSRSGRRIYRGYRDIKPLLKGSGVQVLSTPKGIISDREARHSKIGGEVLCQIW; encoded by the coding sequence ATGACCACTGATCCCATTGCAGATTTATTGACCCGAATTCGGAACGGCTTAAAGGCACGCCATGCTTCCGTCAAAATACCTTCTTCAAAAGTGAAAGAAGAAATTTTGAAAATTTTTAAACAAGAAGGCTTTATCAGTAGCTATGTAAAAGAAGAGGTTGCTCCCCAGGCCCAATTAACGGTTTTTTTAAAATACGACTTAAATAAAAAATCGACCATTCGCAAAATGAATCGGGTGTCCAGATCAGGTCGTCGTATTTATCGTGGTTATCGGGATATTAAGCCCTTGCTTAAAGGCAGTGGAGTGCAGGTGCTTTCAACGCCCAAGGGTATTATTTCTGATCGAGAAGCTCGTCATTCAAAGATTGGTGGCGAAGTGTTGTGTCAAATTTGGTGA
- a CDS encoding 30S ribosomal protein S17 has protein sequence MDILKKELMGKVVSNKMSKTVVVETSRQVRHPSFKKYYTKRKKFKAHDEKNECQIGDTVLVRECRPLSREKCWTVTKIVEKAVAV, from the coding sequence ATGGATATCTTAAAAAAAGAACTCATGGGTAAAGTGGTAAGCAACAAGATGAGCAAAACGGTTGTTGTCGAAACTTCACGTCAAGTGAGACACCCAAGCTTTAAAAAATATTATACCAAGCGCAAAAAATTCAAGGCCCATGATGAAAAAAATGAATGCCAGATCGGAGATACGGTTTTAGTTCGTGAATGTCGTCCTCTTAGTCGTGAAAAATGTTGGACGGTCACCAAGATTGTTGAAAAAGCAGTTGCTGTTTAA
- a CDS encoding 50S ribosomal protein L5 has translation MIKQFYEKEVIPKLMKELGVTNKMNVPRLTKIVVNSCVSEATQNSKILDTVAKEIAMITGQKPAVRRARKSIASFKLREGMPIACTVTLRRNSMYDFYAKLVHVAFPRSRDFKGLPKRGFDGHGNYTVGITEQIIFPEISSDKVDKVRGMNITLVTTAKNDREGELLLRSMGFPLRG, from the coding sequence ATGATCAAGCAATTTTACGAAAAAGAAGTTATTCCCAAGCTTATGAAAGAGCTGGGTGTGACTAATAAAATGAATGTTCCCCGTTTGACAAAAATCGTGGTGAATAGCTGTGTCTCTGAAGCGACACAAAACTCCAAGATTTTGGATACGGTGGCAAAAGAGATTGCCATGATTACCGGACAAAAGCCGGCTGTTCGTCGGGCACGAAAATCCATTGCCAGTTTCAAATTAAGAGAAGGCATGCCTATTGCGTGCACCGTTACTTTGCGCCGGAATTCTATGTATGATTTTTATGCCAAACTTGTTCATGTAGCCTTTCCGCGTTCCCGCGATTTTAAAGGCTTGCCCAAACGTGGTTTTGACGGGCATGGCAATTATACTGTGGGGATCACTGAGCAGATTATTTTTCCCGAAATTTCATCCGACAAGGTGGATAAGGTCCGGGGAATGAACATCACTCTTGTAACGACAGCAAAAAATGATCGCGAAGGGGAACTTTTGCTGCGTTCCATGGGTTTCCCATTGAGAGGTTAG